The following proteins are co-located in the Silene latifolia isolate original U9 population chromosome 1, ASM4854445v1, whole genome shotgun sequence genome:
- the LOC141594124 gene encoding uncharacterized protein LOC141594124: MATSSTPSTTSLGKDSWLRSVMDKCILKDDGSNFLEWESNIKSAALSDNVLTYLTDAPPIEPGARASSAVRTAYDDYVRMLNDIKNVLIWSISPKLKPSCISLNAYEIFTRMITMFSQTPKVRQYDAAARFFEAKLERGQKVGPHVLQMVEYVDILERLGCKIPKTLVVDRILHSLPTKFAHFRVHYNMNGMDKSYHEIHALLTQAERDMEASGSEKGDVLTMKLKNMSLGVKKGKGKQKSQFKKSSKKIDKGKGKAVVNGNPKAKSVKLSEAECFHCNGKGHYRRSCPKYLEDLKEGRVTPIGYKGRASTSKR, from the exons atggcaacttcatcaactccatcgactacttcactaggcaaagattcatggctaaggtccgtaatggacaaatgtattttaaaagatgacggtagtaactttcttgaatgggaatccaacatcaaaagtgccgcgttgtccgacaatgtgctcacttacttaaccgatgctcctcctatcgagcccggtgcaagagcttcatcggcggtgcggaccgcctatgatgactatgtgaggatgttgaatgatatcaagaatgtgttgatatggtcaatatcgccaaagctcaagccatcatgcatttctttaaatgcttacgagatattcactcgtatgatcactatgttttcacaaacacctaaagtccgtcaatacgatgcggcggcacgcttctttgaagctaagcttgagaggggccaaaaggttggtccccatgtccttcaaatggtcgaatatgttgacatcctagagcgtctagggtgtaagattcctaaaactcttgtggtggatcgtatccttcactcacttcccaccaagtttgcccactttagggtgcactacaacatgaatggtatggataagagttaccatgaaattcatgcactcctcacccaagcggagagggatatggaggctagtgggagtgaaaagggagatgttttaaccatgaagttaaagaacatgtctcttggagtcaagaaaggaaaagggaaacaaaagtcccaattcaagaaatcgtcaaagaaaattgacaagggaaaggggaaggccgttgtgaatggcaatcccaaggcaaaaagtgtcaagctctccgaggccgaatgtttccattgtaatgggaaggggcattataggaggagttgtcccaaatacttggaggatctcaaggaagggcgtgtgacgcctattg ggtataagggacgtgcaagcactagcaaaaggtga